AGAATGCCGGCCGACACTACCTGAAGATGCGGATCGTCGGAGTAGACGAAATGGACAACGCGGGCGAGGTCCCGTCTGGATTCGGGGCGCTGGAATTCCAGGATGCTGATGGCGACCTACTGCGCGGCCGGACGGACTGGTTCCGCAGCGACGAAGTCGACCAAGGGACCTGGACCTTCAACTCGGGCACCGGCAAGTGGGAGGGCGCCTCCGGGAAGGTGAGCATGCTGCTCAACTACATGTCCGACATCCTCGGCACAACCCTGCCTCCCTCCGGGCCGATCCGCTTCGTCGGATTCATCGAGGGGTCGGGCGAGATCGACCTTCCGCGACTCTCGTCCTGACGCCGTGGAGCAGGTCACTCAGATCGCGGGCTCGCTGTGCGTGCTGGTCCCGTTCGTTCTTGCTCAGTTCAGGCGCATGGACTCGCAATCCATCGCCTACGCGGGCCTGAACCTGATCGGGTCGACGGTCCTGAGCGTGCAAGCCGCCCAGGGCCACCAATGGGGGTTCCTACTCCTTGAGGGCGTATGGGCATGCGTCTCGCTCCTCGCTCTGCTGCGTGCGGTCACGAGACCAGTAGCCGAGGGGGCCACGATTCTCGATCGGAGATCGACATGAGAGCACCGAAGACGCAGGCACCCCCCATTCATCACATGACAATCCAAAGGAGCAAGCGATGAAGGCCGTTCGTGTCCACGCCTATGGCAAGGCGCCCAGTCTTGACGAGGTGGACGAGCCGAGGGTGACGGGACCGTTCGACGTTCTCGTCGAGATTGGTGCCGCTGGCCTATGCCGCACTGATCTGCACGTGATCGAGGGCCAGTGGGCCGACATCCAGAATCCACAACTCCCCTACGTCTTGGGACACGAGAATGCCGGCTGGGTGCGGGAGGTCGGCAGCGCGGTTCACAGTGTGGCCCCGGGCGACGCCGTCATCGTGCACCCCCTCGTGACCTGCGGACTCTGCATCCCCTGTCGCGTCGGCGACGACTCGCATTGCGAGGACGCGGTGTTTCCCGGTCTGAACGTTGATGGGGGGATGGCCGATTTCCTGCTGACGAACGCCCGGGCGATCGTGAAGCTCGAGGCCAATCTGCAGCCGGTCCAGGTCGCCGCTCTCGCCGACGCCGGGCTGACCGCCTACCACGCGGTGCGGAAGGCTCAGCCGCTCCTGACTCCCGGCACCCATGTCGTCGTCATCGGCTCCGGTGGTCTGGGGCACATCGCGATCCAGGTGCTTGCGGCCACCACGCCCGCGACGATCACGGTGGTGGACCGTTCCGAATCGGCGCTGGAACTGGCTGGCTCGATTGGGTCGCATCACACGGTCAACGCCGCCAAGGGGGCCGGGGAGCTGCTGCACGAGGTCCAGGATGTCACCGAAGGTGGAGCCCACGTTGTCTTGGACTTCGTCGGTGAGCACTCGACGCCTGAGCAGGGCATCGCCATGCTGCGCAACCGGGGTAGCTACTCCTGCGTCGGGTACGGCAGCGAGCTGCGCATCCCGACTATCGAGCTCGTGTCGCGCGAGCTCGAAGTGGTTGGAAACCTCGTCGGAACCTACAAGGACCTCGTCGAGCTGATGACCTTGACGGCACAGGGAAAGGTCACCTTGGAGACCAGCGTCTACCCGTTATCTGCGGTCAACGACGCCATCCATGATCTCGAGTCCGGGAGCCTGGTCGGTCGAGGAATTTTGGTCCCCGGCAGTTGACGCATCGCGTCTGACGGGGAAGCACCCCGTCAGGACAACACCCACACATTTATGTCCAAAACCAGAAGGAGGACCTATGGTTACCCAGCAGAACGAGATCAAGTCCAAGGCATCGCCGATGACCACGAACGTGCAGGAATTGCTTGACCTCATCGTCGAGCACGCGTCGCGACCGCTAGAAGAGGCGCAGCTTCTGCCCTCCGAGTACTACACCAGTCATGACCTCTACGACCTCGAGGTCGAGCGCATCTTCAAGAAGGACTGGCTCTATCTGTGTCGCACCGACGAGGTCGCGAACCCTGGAGACTGGTTCGCGGCGGAGATCGCGGGGGAGCCGGTCGTGCTCGTGCGCGGCAAGGACATGCAGATCCGGGCCTTCTCCCGCGTGTGTCCTCACCGTTTCATGGACCTGCTCTTCGAAGAGAGAAGCAAGGGCGCAGAAGCTGGCAACACCGAATCCTTCGTCTGCCCCTACCACTCGTGGGCCTTCGACACCGAAGGACAGCTCACCGGTGCACCATTGATGGCCGAAAGCACCCTGTTCGAGCGTGAGCGCGCTTGCGGATCTTACAACCTCGCGACCTACGCCACCGAGGTGTGGAACGGCTTCGTGTTCATGAGCTTCGACCCCAACGCCGAGCCTCTCGCTCCCCGATTCTCCGAAATGGACGAGCTGCTGGCGCCCTACCGGCTGGCCGAGTGGAAAGTGCTCGACCGACTGGACTGGCCCGAGGTCCCGACCACCTGGAAGCTGGCTATGGACAACGGGCGAGAGGCCTACCACCACCAAGGTGCCCACAAGGAGTCAATTGAGCCGCTCTGGCCGGCCCACCTCGTCGACGCGGACACTACCGAGTCAGAGTACTTCTACTACCAGCGGATGTTCGTCAGCCAGGAGGGCGCGACTGGAGAAGAGGATGGGCACTACCTCCAGCCTCTGGTGCTTCCGTCGATCGACGGGCTGTCAGCCTTCCAGCGCTCACACTCCTTGCTGGTGGGGATCTACCCCACCATGTGGTTCTCCCCGGGCCCCGACGTGCTTCTGGTTGCAAAGTGGTGGCCGACCGGGCCGGACACACACAAGTTCGACCTCGCTGTCTGCGTGCACGAGTCGAAG
This is a stretch of genomic DNA from Rhodococcus rhodochrous. It encodes these proteins:
- a CDS encoding NAD(P)-dependent alcohol dehydrogenase → MKAVRVHAYGKAPSLDEVDEPRVTGPFDVLVEIGAAGLCRTDLHVIEGQWADIQNPQLPYVLGHENAGWVREVGSAVHSVAPGDAVIVHPLVTCGLCIPCRVGDDSHCEDAVFPGLNVDGGMADFLLTNARAIVKLEANLQPVQVAALADAGLTAYHAVRKAQPLLTPGTHVVVIGSGGLGHIAIQVLAATTPATITVVDRSESALELAGSIGSHHTVNAAKGAGELLHEVQDVTEGGAHVVLDFVGEHSTPEQGIAMLRNRGSYSCVGYGSELRIPTIELVSRELEVVGNLVGTYKDLVELMTLTAQGKVTLETSVYPLSAVNDAIHDLESGSLVGRGILVPGS
- a CDS encoding aromatic ring-hydroxylating oxygenase subunit alpha produces the protein MVTQQNEIKSKASPMTTNVQELLDLIVEHASRPLEEAQLLPSEYYTSHDLYDLEVERIFKKDWLYLCRTDEVANPGDWFAAEIAGEPVVLVRGKDMQIRAFSRVCPHRFMDLLFEERSKGAEAGNTESFVCPYHSWAFDTEGQLTGAPLMAESTLFERERACGSYNLATYATEVWNGFVFMSFDPNAEPLAPRFSEMDELLAPYRLAEWKVLDRLDWPEVPTTWKLAMDNGREAYHHQGAHKESIEPLWPAHLVDADTTESEYFYYQRMFVSQEGATGEEDGHYLQPLVLPSIDGLSAFQRSHSLLVGIYPTMWFSPGPDVLLVAKWWPTGPDTHKFDLAVCVHESKMGHPDLEKIRGEMKDWLRQIQEEDSAMVTGIQGMLRSDHARKGGALSPLERPIWTFQKYMAKRLAGIDV
- a CDS encoding CBU_0592 family membrane protein, whose translation is MEQVTQIAGSLCVLVPFVLAQFRRMDSQSIAYAGLNLIGSTVLSVQAAQGHQWGFLLLEGVWACVSLLALLRAVTRPVAEGATILDRRST